The sequence CGTTTCTCGCCCGTGCGCGGGTCCTGTGAGAATGAACGGGCTGGAAATAAATACTGCCAGCCAAATTCAAAAGGTGCTTTAGGGTATTTTCGTGCAAGCGCGTAAGGCAAATACACCCCACTCCAATGTCCATCGGTAATATCTTCATCGAAATACGCACGCACGATTGTTAGCCGACGTTGTAGTGATGGTACGAGTTCAGGAGCCAACGTGACAATACGCGATTTCTGGCCCTTGCCTGCTCTCACGAGCACCGAGAGTTGATCAAAGTCGATGTCTTGCACCCGTAATCGTACCGTTTCCATTATGCGTAATCCGGAGCCATACATGAGCAGCGCGCAAAGTCGTGGTATACCACTCAGGTTTCGGAACAAAGAACGAAGCTCATTGGGTGTTAGTACTGTAGGAAGTTTGGTAATGGTTTTCGCTCTATAAAAATCGTGAAAATCCATGGGTTCGCGCTGCATAAAGTGGTTAAATAAAAACACTATGGCGTTTAACGCAGTTTTTTGAGTGCTTGGGGATACCTTTCGTTCGAGAGCGAGATAATTTAAATAAGCTCTTATATTTTTTTCATCCATACCGTCGGGGTGTCGATTCCCGTTAAACTGAATGAATTGCGTAATCCAATAAAGATAAGTCTGTTCTGTACGATAGCTGTAATATTTACTGCGCATAAATGCACGAATTTGATTTAAAAATAATGAAGCCATCCTTGCCTCCTTGGTGCGTATATTTTAGTGTATATACAAACAGTATTATTGTGCTTGTCTATTGTCAAGAGCCGCTCAACCCAGTGCAACAGATGTAGCAATGTGCGGGTGTAAATTTAAGTATTCACTGCCGTCTCTAACGGATTGAGTCGTTCGTATAGATGAATTTAGTGTCATTTGCGTGATTAATTAGCGTCGTTTAGTGCGCGGGTTATCACCTAAACATCAATTTACATTTATAGAGTGGATTCTCTGAAAAAATGGCACAGAAAGTGAAGCTGTGGGCGCTACAGGATCAAACAAACGCTAGAATATTGATAAATTCACGCGTGCTAGGCCGCTAAGATTAGGGTTTTGCTTTCAAATTTATTCTGACATTTCTAACCAGTTCACAAAACCGGCGTACAATCATGTCTTTTACTGGAACAGCTGTAGAAATTACGGCGAACTATGTCTGTGTTAACGACCTACGGAGAATGACGTTGAGTGGTAAATTATGCCAATTTTGGGCACGTCGACGCGGCGTAAAACTGATTTCGCTGCCAGAAAGCGAACGTAAACATGCAGTATGCGCAAAAAATGTCGTGTGCGCTGCGCTATATACATTCCTACTGTTTGCGGTGAGCTCGGTTGTCGCAGAAGACGAACCGAGTGCGGTGGCGGAGGTAGCTGCTGTTGCCTCGCCGTTAAGCCACGACATTGAAGACCTGAAGAAGACAGCGCTTGAGCTGAATCGAGATTTACTCATTTTAGAAGAAGAGCTGTTATTTCCGGCTAATACTCAGATTATGGTTTTTCTGTCGTTGGATACAGGAGCGTTTTTTCAGCTCGACGCCGTTAAATTACATATCGACGATAAACTCGTTGCAAGTCATCTGTACACACCTCGCCAGAACGACGCCTTGAGTCGTGGCGGTATACAGCGTTTGTTTGTTGGCAATTTGAAAACAGGCGAACATGAATTAACGGCCTATTTTACGGGCATTGGCCCGGATAAGCGTGAATACAAACGCGGCGCGACTCTTTTAATTGACAAAGATGACGACCCCAAAATGCTTGAACTACGCATTAAGGACGCCTCCGCTAATATGCAACCGGAATTTGATTTTAAAGAATGGCAGCTGTAAACCGAGCGCTCTTATTGTTGCTGGTTTTTCTTTTCACCATTGCCGCTTCTAGCGCTTTAGCTAAAAAAGAAAAACCGCTTACGACAGTGGCTGATTTGCGCTACGGCGTTGCCCTGTATCACTATCATCAACAGGAATACCTTCAGGCGCTTACCGAACTGTTAATCGCGAAGGAGCGTGGGGGTATTCAAGGGCATGGTGACAACCCCGCTTTAATGGAGGGTGGGTTTGCACTTGCCTATGGTTTAGAACGGTATTCGGCGAGTATCTTTAGCGAAATGCTTGCCGACAACGTGCCGGAAAAATCACAAGTGGCGGCGTGGTATTACCTTGCGAAAATGCGTTATATGCGTGGTGACTGGGCGATGGCAGAAAGCTCCTTGGCCCATGTTAAAGCTATCGGTGATAGCAATAAAAATAGTATTAATGCTCTCTCCAACGACCTCGACATACTTAACATAAATTTGGCGATTAAAAAAAATAATCGTGAGCAGGCTGAAGCGTTTTTAGAGAATTCGAATCTCTCCGATAACGCGCTTTCCTATCTATACTTTAACCTCGGTTCATTAGCCGCTCGCGAACAAGATTTTACGACCGCAATCGAGTACTACAATCGCATTGGCAAGATCGAACACTCCGACGATGAGTTTCGTGCACTTCACGATAAAGCAATGACGGCGGCTGGTTACAGTTTTTTGTTGTCGGGCGATTATGCGTCTGCCATGGGGCGTTTTTCGAACGTTCGTGTTGATAGTGCGTTATCGGGGCGTGCACTTTTGGGGTACGGCTGGGCGGCGACAGAGTTGCAGCAATATAGCGAAGCCTTAAAAGTATGGTCGCATTTAAGCCGCGCCAGTCTAGCGGATGAAAACTCCCAAGAAGCGCTTGTGGCTATGCCCTATGCCTACGAAAAAATGGGCAGAGATGGGCTTGCTTTACAAGAATTCAAGAAGGCTGAATACAGCTTCAAAAACGAAATTAACCGGCTTGATGACGTGATTGCCAACCTTAGTGGCGATACTCTTTTACAGGCACTGCGAATTGAAAACGAAGATGGCATTGATTGGCTAACACAATCGGACACGCCTCAGCTCGCACCGCAACTTAGTTATCTTATCGCTCTGTTTTCTCAAGAGAAATTTCAATTAGGGATACAAGAACTGCGCGCACTTCTTGGCGTGCAAAAAAATACCGTGGAGTGGCAACAAAAATTAGCTTTCTATTCAGATATGTTGCAACAGCGCGAAATTGATCGAGACAATAAAGCTGCGGTAATCGCACAGGAAACACTTAAAAACCAGATTAATAATATTCAGCGGAAACGTAATGACTTAGCGCTCAAAATAGAAACCATCGCAGGGGGAAAAGACTATCTCGCATTGGCTTCTGGCGATGAAGCGAATTTAATTCGACGCGCAGTGCGGGCAAAGAAAGCCGTAAGTCTACCCGCGTTAAGAGAGGATGACCCC is a genomic window of Teredinibacter purpureus containing:
- a CDS encoding integron integrase, whose amino-acid sequence is MASLFLNQIRAFMRSKYYSYRTEQTYLYWITQFIQFNGNRHPDGMDEKNIRAYLNYLALERKVSPSTQKTALNAIVFLFNHFMQREPMDFHDFYRAKTITKLPTVLTPNELRSLFRNLSGIPRLCALLMYGSGLRIMETVRLRVQDIDFDQLSVLVRAGKGQKSRIVTLAPELVPSLQRRLTIVRAYFDEDITDGHWSGVYLPYALARKYPKAPFEFGWQYLFPARSFSQDPRTGEKRRHHIGEQSIQRAVKKAVYASGIIKPASCHTLRHSFATHMLQRGSDIRTVQAQLGHSDIRTTEIYTHVLNRNGHVIYSPLSDLITDTQSHSEVREISAAYRLEGIGINRVQPVALALH
- a CDS encoding AraC family transcriptional regulator, encoding MFAVSSVVAEDEPSAVAEVAAVASPLSHDIEDLKKTALELNRDLLILEEELLFPANTQIMVFLSLDTGAFFQLDAVKLHIDDKLVASHLYTPRQNDALSRGGIQRLFVGNLKTGEHELTAYFTGIGPDKREYKRGATLLIDKDDDPKMLELRIKDASANMQPEFDFKEWQL
- a CDS encoding tetratricopeptide repeat protein, which gives rise to MAAVNRALLLLLVFLFTIAASSALAKKEKPLTTVADLRYGVALYHYHQQEYLQALTELLIAKERGGIQGHGDNPALMEGGFALAYGLERYSASIFSEMLADNVPEKSQVAAWYYLAKMRYMRGDWAMAESSLAHVKAIGDSNKNSINALSNDLDILNINLAIKKNNREQAEAFLENSNLSDNALSYLYFNLGSLAAREQDFTTAIEYYNRIGKIEHSDDEFRALHDKAMTAAGYSFLLSGDYASAMGRFSNVRVDSALSGRALLGYGWAATELQQYSEALKVWSHLSRASLADENSQEALVAMPYAYEKMGRDGLALQEFKKAEYSFKNEINRLDDVIANLSGDTLLQALRIENEDGIDWLTQSDTPQLAPQLSYLIALFSQEKFQLGIQELRALLGVQKNTVEWQQKLAFYSDMLQQREIDRDNKAAVIAQETLKNQINNIQRKRNDLALKIETIAGGKDYLALASGDEANLIRRAVRAKKAVSLPALREDDPFIEDTDEAVRWYYGMLLWNASENFSDRLWQAVKTLNSLDATIDELQSNYRNIEKILSAAPDLQPFRIRVAEANARLERQNIEVNRAVAASKEQLRQQVVSVLREQRLRVEHYLAQSRLSVARLYDKARLLQEQEAFAPNSPNVLSGEVDQ